The Planktothrix tepida PCC 9214 genome has a segment encoding these proteins:
- the ilvN gene encoding acetolactate synthase small subunit — MKHTLSVLVEDEAGVLTRIAGLFARRGFNIESLAVGPAEQSGISRITMVVPGDDHIIEQLTKQLYKLINVLKVQDITEVPCVERELMLLKVNYNSSTTRSEIIELAQIFRARVVDIGDDSLTIEVVGDPGKMVAIVQVLSRFGIREIARTGKIVLVRESGVNTEFLKTQAPVEARF; from the coding sequence ATGAAACACACCCTATCTGTTCTAGTAGAAGATGAAGCCGGAGTCCTGACGCGAATTGCAGGTTTGTTTGCGCGTCGAGGTTTCAATATTGAGAGTTTAGCCGTAGGCCCTGCTGAACAATCTGGTATTTCTCGAATTACAATGGTTGTTCCAGGAGATGACCACATTATTGAACAGTTGACTAAACAACTCTACAAACTGATCAATGTTCTCAAAGTGCAGGATATTACCGAGGTTCCCTGCGTGGAACGAGAGTTGATGCTATTAAAGGTCAATTACAATAGCAGCACTACTCGCTCAGAAATTATTGAGTTAGCCCAAATTTTCCGAGCGCGGGTTGTTGATATTGGCGATGACTCCCTGACCATCGAAGTCGTCGGCGACCCTGGAAAAATGGTAGCCATTGTCCAAGTCTTAAGCCGCTTTGGTATTCGGGAAATTGCTCGCACGGGTAAAATTGTCTTGGTGCGGGAGTCGGGCGTGAATACCGAATTCCTCAAAACTCAAGCTCCTGTTGAAGCTCGGTTCTAG
- the psbQ gene encoding photosystem II protein PsbQ, whose translation MFFYSTQNIWDMKRYRSLLACILALVTTFVVGCSSPKVEIPKTYTEIQIQQIQKHNTDILALRDRFTTELPRYISARNWVQVDTFVHGPLGSLLQEMNYITKNLLPDAQPKARKLSREVFEHLVEVTKAAENRDPVKAASGYEEALKDLDSFLSLVPQA comes from the coding sequence GTGTTTTTTTATTCAACTCAAAATATTTGGGATATGAAACGTTATCGTTCACTTCTGGCTTGTATTTTAGCCCTAGTTACAACATTTGTCGTCGGTTGTAGTTCTCCGAAAGTGGAAATTCCTAAAACCTACACGGAAATTCAAATTCAACAGATCCAAAAACATAACACTGATATTTTAGCCCTGCGCGATCGCTTTACCACCGAACTTCCTCGGTATATTAGCGCTCGGAATTGGGTACAAGTGGACACCTTTGTGCATGGGCCATTAGGTTCATTGTTGCAAGAAATGAATTATATTACTAAAAATTTGTTGCCCGATGCCCAACCGAAAGCCCGCAAACTGTCGAGAGAAGTGTTTGAACACTTAGTTGAAGTGACCAAAGCAGCAGAAAATCGTGACCCGGTAAAAGCTGCGTCAGGATATGAAGAAGCACTCAAAGATTTAGATTCATTTTTGAGTTTAGTTCCTCAAGCTTAA